A genomic segment from Paenibacillus sp. encodes:
- a CDS encoding AraC family transcriptional regulator: protein MFQRSATQSAKKGTYYKKSLIMFLLTASIPGLITGAIIYFFVIGGMERHLGALHQEQIEERARNVDDQLQYLELNLAHWAFDPRFGSGMRDLDFVYYFQETNDISKTLVVMQGSHPLIKDTELYVGGREKPVLFQPGYRRLTDPSRIREYQRLMDDGRTVYWISDREPITLVHKVPGDSQTPFALLSLTLERERLLNLLRTLTPYNEGITMLLDGEGRSIVSDSTVGAEATETLRERVAKRLLESPNGTFVFETGDVAYTVSYGRMPRIETEWTYVSAAPLTAIVSSAVVTSNIILAVSSLGLLAAVVLSWFASNRMYSPVARMLQVLTGGTPHELKPHGLDEFQFLEHRWTDLTQESRNLQERLREQVPHLRIGFLQQLLQGHLYGYSEEELRERLRKYEWDVAGHSFYLMYIQLTGHDSVSDRFSGDESLVSFSASNIIDELARERFGQYCVIPFYNLSAGLLISCPADEDTERRLRELGDDMTKAINAILKMRVSITIGRSEGCVKRLSDVFMEVERASNYRQFGNKNQIIDLNEATAEPESGESKYPFSLEKDIVQALRMGRSQEAGKLTSAFLQELQTARGSEYGVQQGMLQLYGSLRHAVLESGFDAGRWLGGANGFGELSQMREPGKMLEWMKRHMIEPFVKELEARADAEMKRMVDQTVAYIDENYWKDISLEQCADLAGTTPYTLSKWFKQTTGVNFIDYLTNVRIERAKTLLRESDKKINDIAEAVGYQQSYFNRIFKKQVGVTPGQYRDMT from the coding sequence ATGTTTCAACGCAGCGCAACCCAATCGGCGAAAAAGGGGACCTATTATAAAAAAAGCTTAATCATGTTTTTGCTCACGGCGAGCATACCCGGATTGATTACCGGCGCGATAATTTACTTTTTCGTCATTGGCGGCATGGAGCGCCATCTCGGCGCTTTGCATCAGGAGCAAATCGAAGAACGGGCCCGGAACGTGGACGACCAGCTGCAATATTTGGAGCTGAACCTCGCGCATTGGGCGTTCGACCCGCGATTCGGCTCGGGGATGCGCGACCTCGATTTCGTGTACTATTTTCAAGAAACGAACGATATCAGCAAGACGCTGGTCGTCATGCAGGGCTCGCATCCGCTCATTAAAGATACGGAGCTATACGTCGGCGGGAGAGAGAAGCCCGTCCTCTTCCAGCCCGGCTACCGGAGGCTAACCGATCCTTCGCGCATACGGGAATACCAACGGCTGATGGACGATGGCCGCACCGTATATTGGATCAGCGACCGAGAGCCCATTACGTTGGTTCACAAAGTGCCGGGAGACAGTCAGACGCCGTTCGCGCTGCTGTCGCTGACGCTTGAGCGGGAGAGGCTGTTGAATTTGCTGCGCACGTTGACTCCGTACAATGAAGGGATCACGATGCTCTTAGACGGGGAGGGCCGAAGCATCGTGTCGGACAGTACGGTGGGCGCGGAAGCGACGGAGACGCTGCGCGAGCGGGTCGCGAAGCGGCTGCTCGAGTCGCCGAACGGGACGTTCGTGTTCGAGACGGGAGATGTCGCGTACACCGTTTCCTACGGGAGGATGCCCCGGATCGAGACGGAGTGGACGTACGTGTCGGCCGCTCCGCTCACCGCGATCGTGTCGTCGGCCGTCGTCACGTCGAACATCATTCTCGCCGTCAGTTCGTTGGGTTTGCTTGCGGCGGTCGTCTTATCGTGGTTTGCGTCCAACCGCATGTATTCGCCGGTAGCGCGCATGCTCCAGGTGTTGACCGGCGGAACACCCCACGAGCTGAAGCCGCACGGACTGGACGAATTCCAGTTCCTCGAGCACCGGTGGACGGACCTGACGCAGGAAAGCCGCAACCTGCAGGAGCGTCTTCGCGAGCAGGTGCCGCATCTGCGAATCGGCTTCCTGCAGCAGCTGCTCCAAGGTCATTTGTACGGCTACTCGGAGGAGGAGCTTCGCGAGCGGCTGCGCAAGTACGAATGGGACGTCGCCGGCCATTCGTTTTATTTGATGTACATTCAATTGACCGGCCACGACAGCGTATCCGACCGATTCTCCGGCGACGAGAGCCTCGTGTCGTTCTCGGCGTCGAACATCATCGACGAGCTGGCGCGAGAGCGGTTCGGGCAATATTGCGTCATACCTTTCTATAACCTCTCCGCCGGGTTGTTAATTTCTTGTCCGGCGGATGAGGATACGGAGCGGCGCCTGCGCGAGCTAGGGGACGACATGACGAAGGCGATCAACGCGATTTTAAAAATGAGGGTGTCGATTACGATCGGCCGTTCCGAAGGCTGCGTCAAACGGCTGTCGGACGTGTTCATGGAAGTCGAGCGGGCGTCGAACTATCGGCAATTCGGCAACAAAAATCAAATTATCGACCTGAACGAAGCGACGGCCGAACCGGAGAGCGGCGAAAGCAAATATCCGTTCTCTCTGGAGAAAGACATCGTACAGGCGCTGCGCATGGGACGCAGCCAGGAGGCGGGCAAGCTCACCTCGGCGTTCCTGCAAGAGCTGCAAACCGCGAGGGGGTCGGAATACGGCGTGCAGCAGGGTATGCTGCAGCTGTACGGCAGCCTGCGCCACGCGGTGCTCGAATCCGGGTTCGACGCAGGCCGTTGGCTCGGCGGAGCGAACGGCTTCGGCGAGCTGTCGCAAATGCGCGAACCGGGCAAGATGCTTGAATGGATGAAGCGTCACATGATCGAACCGTTCGTGAAGGAGCTCGAAGCGCGGGCGGATGCCGAAATGAAACGGATGGTCGATCAGACGGTCGCATATATCGACGAAAACTATTGGAAGGACATTTCGCTCGAGCAGTGCGCCGATTTGGCGGGGACGACCCCCTATACGCTGAGCAAGTGGTTCAAGCAGACGACGGGCGTCAATTTTATCGACTATTTGACGAACGTCCGCATCGAACGGGCGAAAACGCTCCTTCGCGAATCGGACAAAAAAATTAACGACATCGCGGAAGCGGTCGGTTACCAACAGAGCTATTTCAACCGTATCTTCAAAAAGCAAGTCGGCGTGACGCCCGGCCAATACCGCGATATGACGTGA
- a CDS encoding ABC transporter permease produces MRKATRPWISKLKRDRWLYLLLLPGLLYFIVFKYLPMWGVLIAFQNYSPFLGFFGSDWIGFEHFRNFFANPDFERLLRNTLILAVYDLAFFFPAPIIIALLLNEIRIDIFKRFVQTMVYVPHFVSMVIVASMTYVFLTPNGGILYELIALITGKQINFLSDPAWFRPLIILQIMWKETGWGTIIFLAALASVDVEQYEAAIVDGATRFQRLLHITLPAISSTIVILLILRMGNFLDNGFEQIFLMTNSLNRSVADVFDTYVYFVGITQGAFSYSTAIGLFKSLVGIVLIYGSNWLAKKFGQEGIL; encoded by the coding sequence ATGCGCAAGGCGACGCGGCCCTGGATCAGCAAGCTGAAGAGGGATCGTTGGTTATACCTTCTGTTGCTGCCCGGTCTACTGTATTTTATCGTTTTCAAATATTTGCCCATGTGGGGCGTGCTGATCGCATTTCAAAACTATTCGCCGTTTCTCGGCTTTTTCGGAAGCGACTGGATCGGCTTCGAGCATTTCCGGAATTTCTTCGCCAATCCGGATTTCGAAAGATTGCTGCGCAACACGTTAATCTTGGCCGTATACGACTTAGCGTTTTTCTTCCCGGCTCCGATCATTATCGCGCTGCTGCTGAACGAAATTCGGATCGACATTTTCAAACGGTTCGTGCAAACGATGGTGTATGTGCCTCACTTCGTATCGATGGTGATCGTGGCGAGCATGACGTACGTCTTCCTGACGCCGAACGGCGGCATCCTGTACGAATTGATTGCGCTGATTACCGGTAAGCAAATCAATTTCCTCAGCGATCCGGCTTGGTTCCGCCCGTTAATCATTCTGCAAATCATGTGGAAGGAGACGGGCTGGGGGACGATCATTTTTCTCGCCGCGCTCGCTTCGGTCGACGTAGAACAGTACGAAGCTGCGATCGTCGACGGCGCGACTCGATTCCAACGGCTGCTTCATATTACGCTTCCCGCGATCAGCAGCACCATCGTCATTTTGTTGATCTTACGGATGGGGAACTTCCTAGACAACGGCTTTGAGCAAATTTTCCTGATGACGAACTCGCTGAACCGCTCCGTCGCCGATGTGTTCGATACGTATGTGTACTTCGTAGGCATTACGCAAGGCGCATTCAGTTACAGTACGGCGATCGGCTTATTCAAATCGCTCGTCGGCATCGTATTGATCTACGGCAGCAACTGGCTCGCGAAAAAGTTCGGACAAGAAGGCATTTTATAG